In a genomic window of Spirosoma agri:
- a CDS encoding autorepressor SdpR family transcription factor, which produces MNNLFKALNDPTRRQILDLLREGDLNAGDIAERFDMTKPSISHHLDLLRQAGLVESVKQGQFITYSLNTTVLDELLAWLMSFQKSESTVATTQNESQPNP; this is translated from the coding sequence ATGAACAATCTATTTAAAGCGTTGAATGACCCAACCCGACGACAGATACTGGATCTGTTGCGGGAAGGCGATCTAAACGCTGGTGATATTGCGGAACGGTTTGACATGACAAAACCCAGCATCTCGCACCACCTCGACCTGCTTCGTCAGGCTGGGCTGGTCGAGTCCGTCAAGCAGGGTCAGTTCATTACTTACTCGCTGAACACGACCGTACTCGACGAGCTGCTGGCGTGGCTCATGAGTTTCCAGAAAAGCGAATCGACCGTTGCCACTACCCAAAACGAATCCCAACCAAATCCGTAA